The genomic window AACATTTTGTTCCTTCATTTCATTCAGCTTGTCCCCAATAATAAACTCGGTCGAGCAGAACATAGAAAGCCAGCTGAAGACAAGGCACCCAAAATTGGTTGAATGGTTTAGAATGGTGGAACTGCCACGTATAGCGGGATTTTTCATTCCATTGTTGAAGAAGTGGTCTATGGAATATGCTGGAAGGTTAGCTCACAGAATTCTCAGCTTTTAGTATAACAGTGTTGAATCTTGGACAAATTCCCACTGCTTTTACAGGTTTATTTTTTCATCTAGTACCTTGAATTGGAAAAATAGTATAAAACACAATAATTTTCAGTGGTGTTGCAGGGATTATTCTGGCTATAAGCTGCTGTGTGGCAGTAGGAAAATTGGGTTCTGGCCATATTTCCTGCCCCTTGTTTATATCGTCTATTGAGGACGCATTAATAGAGCTCATGAATTTGTCACACAGTCTTGTTTCAATGGATAAATTGCACCAGTTAGCCACTGAGGCAGGTTTTGAACGAGAGTTCCTGTAGAATTTTGGATTGGTCTGGCTCAGAAAAAACTCGCTAAGGCAATTCGCAGAGAAAGTGTATTTTCAGGCCTTCAGACTTTTCAAGACAAGGTCAGTTCAGTGATTCATGTAATAACCTCCTGGCCTTTGTCATGGACACTCTTGGACAATCCCTagataatttcattttcaatttactGAACCATAAGAGTTTGTTCCAAAGGAATCCATCAAAGCTAAGTGTGCAAGTTCTACAGAAGCAAACATATAGTTATCATCCCAAATGTCGATCCCTCATTCGGAATTGTGAATATTTGAATGCAAAGGGAAGTATTTCTCTTGTTCTAAGCCCTGGTCTTACCTTTCTCTATTAATCGTTGACAGGTTCAAGAGAGTAATTGTCTGGCTACTCTAGGAATTCTTGCATTTCTGGGAAGAAAAACAAGATTATTCTTGTCAGGAATGGGAATAAAGGATCTTGATGAGCAAGTTAAGGACTTCCTCAGGTACATCACTCTGCATTTTTTTCTATAACCCTTTTAAACTTCTCAACTTTATCCTTATACTCCAGTAGGTTCAATGCTTTGATTTCAGTTACTTGGAGTGTGGTAGCCTTTTCATTTACCCCAAGTTTTCTTCACTCTCTATGAATCAACTTTTCATGGAGGTCAGTTAGTTTTGACACACTTACAATAGGGATCTGAAAATATTCAAACTCCCTTTACAGGTAGTAGCCGATGAAATTGGATGGATTGATTTTTATGCTGCATTTTCTTTCGAATTCAAGCAAGAGAGAAGAAGATCCAAACCGCGTGCCATCCAAGCAGAGAAAGAGATTATTTTACATACTGTTTTTACGGTTTGCTATAATGTTTTCTCTGGGTTTGTGCATTTCAGCAGTTCAACTCAGCAGCCCTTAAATGCAGACTTGTTGGCATTCTTGCTCCGAAGGTAGTAAGCATAatctcaattttaaattttctttcctgAAGTTGCCAtgattgttgatttattttacattttttttttcagtgagAGCCTGCTTACTAGTTGTCTGGAAGACTACTGGGCTGCCTATAATAGATCAGGGTATGATAATGCCGATTTCTCAAGCAGTCAGCTGCAGAAGATTGCAGAAAGAAATGCCTTTGACCCAACACAATCCATTGGAACTAAAAGCACTACAAGTTCATCTCTAACCTTGGAAGCACAACAGAAGGTGACTGACTTAATGGCAAGgggaaatccaaaaaaaataccTCAGTCTGGGAATAAACTGAGCAAGGTATGAGTCCTCAGTGGATAGATGGACCAAACAACAACTGTGAAACAGCATTCTGAAATTATTCTTTGTAAATAAATGATTGCAATACACAATTTTTGGCAACAATTACCATAATTTGCTGCTGGCAGGCTAGCTGCAAAGTGGGGACAGAGACAAGAACCCTGGTGGAGGCAGGAAGGACAGTTGAATCAGAGGCTCTACATCAAAATTTACTCAGGAAATCCAGCATGAAGTTGATATCTACAAGCTCTGTAAGTCCAGTGATCATCTGACTCGATGAttggtaaaaaaaaaccatgtcaAAGTTCAGATGCTAATGCTTCAAATTGAACTGTGTTTAAGGATATATGGATGGGCACTCAGCTGCTCTTCATAGACATCATGGCTTCTCTGGAGCTCCTGCTAAAGCAAATGCGTGGCCGCAGGATTacagaaagggaaagaaataaACTAAAACAAACACTAGTTGATATTGCTTCACTTATCCCAGTTACAATTCTAATGCTGCTCCCTGTAATCACCTACTCATCAACTCTTtattctccaattttttatctttcatcaTTGGCTAAAGTAGCAGTTCGCTTTCTCTTTTCATATCCATGTTTGTGACTGTTGATCAGacaaaatgaattataattgcCATAGAAGACAATTTTTCTGGGCTTGCATTATCTGTCAAAATAATCATAAGAGAGGTGCTTTAAAATCCTTTCATCTTTTTCTGTGATCCAGGTATCTGTTGTAGGGCATGCGGCCATCTTAGCAGCTATAAAGAAGTACGTGCCATCCTTGGTAATTCTTGCCACCCTTTCCCTCACATTTATGATCTTATCCTTTCTTTCT from Vitis vinifera cultivar Pinot Noir 40024 chromosome 9, ASM3070453v1 includes these protein-coding regions:
- the LOC104880365 gene encoding uncharacterized protein LOC104880365, producing MARGNPKKIPQSGNKLSKASCKVGTETRTLVEAGRTVESEALHQNLLRKSSMKLISTSSDIWMGTQLLFIDIMASLELLLKQMRGRRITERERNKLKQTLVDIASLIPVTILMLLPVSVVGHAAILAAIKKYVPSLIPSPYSSERLDVVKQLKRSKKMEVQTLSNQEDASSAISKING